Part of the Novipirellula caenicola genome is shown below.
CATCGAAGCCAGCGGCCTCGACTTCTCGGCGGATGCCTGGAATGTCGATGCAACCGTCGCCCATTAACCCACGGTCCGTCAAAAGGTCGCGGGTCGGCACTCGCCAATCACAAATGTGAAATCCGAATAGTCGTTCCGCTTCGCCAAGCAACTTGATTTCACGGCTCAGATCCGGATCCCACCACACGTGATAAACGTCGACTGCAACACCGACCAAACAATGATCAATTGGATCGCAGATCACTCTCGCTTCGGCGATCCGGTTGATGCAACTCTTGTCTGCGGCGTACATCGGATGCAGCGGCTCAATCGCAAGTTTGACGTTTGCCGCCTCCGCCTCGGGCAGGATGCTCTCGATACCGTCGCGTACCCAGCCCCGTTGCGTTTCCAGTGCGACGCCTGGTTCGGCGCCGACGACCAACACCAGCATTTCGGCGTCCAGTTCTGCAGCGGTTTCAATCAAGTTTCGGTTGTGGTCAACACGTTTTTGACGCTCCACGCTGTCGGATGCACAGAAAAATCCGCCACGCACGAGTGCTGGTACTTTCAGCCCTGCATCATCCACGATTTGCTTTGCCGACGCGGTCGTCATTCCTTCCAACGCCTCGACCCAAACGCTGATACCGGGAATGCCGCGTCGTGAATAAGCCTCCGCCGCCTCGGCCAATGACAACGGTTTGGTCGTCATCGTGTGAACGGCCAATCGATCACGATCCGGTGCTACGTGTTCTCGTCGTGTCTGGATCATCCCAATTCCTTTTCGTCCACGGTGACCCATCGTTGCTGACTCGACGACGTCTCACCGGCATCGGCCAACAAAACACCTGCGGCGCCACTGCGTAACGTCCATGGAAAATCAGCCTCTGCCGCGACGTGTTTGAGAAACAGTTCCCACTGGATTTTGAAGGCATTATCGTAATGCGTCGCGTCAGGCAACTTTTGCCAACCTTCGTAAAAATTGATCGGCTGAGGAATGTCGGGATTCCAGATCGGTCGCGGAGTCGAGGCAAGACTTTGCGTCCAGCACTCGCGAAGTCCAGCGACGGCCGAACCTTTGGTTCCATCGACTTGGACGGTCAACAAGTCGTCGCGCCGGACGCGAGTAGCCCAGGAACTGTTGAATTGGCAAGTCAAACCATTTTCCAGCAGAAACAATGCGTAAGCGGAATCGTCGGCGGTGCACTTGTAGGGTTTTCCCGATTCGTCA
Proteins encoded:
- a CDS encoding sugar phosphate isomerase/epimerase family protein, which produces MIQTRREHVAPDRDRLAVHTMTTKPLSLAEAAEAYSRRGIPGISVWVEALEGMTTASAKQIVDDAGLKVPALVRGGFFCASDSVERQKRVDHNRNLIETAAELDAEMLVLVVGAEPGVALETQRGWVRDGIESILPEAEAANVKLAIEPLHPMYAADKSCINRIAEARVICDPIDHCLVGVAVDVYHVWWDPDLSREIKLLGEAERLFGFHICDWRVPTRDLLTDRGLMGDGCIDIPGIRREVEAAGFDGWIEVEIFSDEHWAADQGDYLDKIIQRYETHS